A region from the Vicia villosa cultivar HV-30 ecotype Madison, WI linkage group LG3, Vvil1.0, whole genome shotgun sequence genome encodes:
- the LOC131659621 gene encoding putative disease resistance RPP13-like protein 1 has product MAELMVAGAFLTPVIQVIVERVASGDYKDLFNKRLVNKLEITLNSINQVLNDAERRARLNTIVGLGGMGKTTLARLVYNDDKVQNSFELKAWIYVSNPFDIFGLTKEILEQFNSPTDSESLESLQRQLQQTVMGKKYLLVLDDIWKANEKSWEQLLIPFNKGSSGSKMIVTTRSKDDASAMKSGKLVELEQLEESDCWSLFVTHAFHDRNASDYPDLESIGKMIVDKCGGLPLAVKTMGNLLRKKFSKSEWEKILKTDMWCLSERDSNINPVLRLSYHNLPSNSKRCFAYCSIFPKGYEFDKNKLIKLWMANGLLNSYKSKEELGSEIFDDLESISFFQRSLDFDLDGSFIMHDLVNDLAKSESGEFCLEVKGDKVQDISEKTRHIWCSLDLKVDDGILKHIYRAKGLHSLLVESPTYGGECFMISNNMQCDMFSKLKYLRMLSFSDYENASGELELAYEIGSLNLLRYLDLSWTDIKRLPDSICKLYNLEGLEMEMCGNLTELPLDFYKLDCLRHLNLEGTAIKKMPKQIRKLNHLQTLTNFVVGESSGSDIEELESLNLLQGKISLSGLNNVTDPTHAVKSRLQDKKFLEKIHMIFDGSIVESNVSVLDALQPNINLKRLTIKNYNGNMFPTWIRGCDLPNLISLKLKNCNGIKIFGNNSTNVPFKFLEVLKFDCLSEWEEWVCIEGFPRLKEISINDCPKLKRVSLPQHLPSLQKLFIGGCKMVDVSILNYDKIIVLDLRNYERIELSSSLKRFVLGENQYVEFSMDHLINNPFLKVLSLDFKDLVECPSLDLCYNSLWDFSIRGWQSSSSLPISLHLFTNLCILKLLDCPRLESFLMGGLASKLWSLDICNCPKLIASREEWGLFQLNSLTHFIVSDDFENVKSFPEQNLLPPTLNFLILDKCSKLRILNYKGFLHLKSLSGISIKNCPSLESLPEEGLPNSLDSLYIENCPLLEEKYKKEGGERWHTISHIPNVRIDRIRQH; this is encoded by the exons ATGGCAGAACTGATGGTTGCAGGAGCATTTCTTACACCTGTTATCCAAGTAATTGTTGAGAGGGTTGCCTCAGGAGATTACAAAGACCTCTTCAATAAACGGTTGGTGAATAAACTTGAAATCACATTGAATTCTATCAATCAAGTGCTTAATGATGCAGAGAGAAG AGCAAGGTTAAACACTATAGTTGGTCTTGGTGGGATGGGTAAGACAACCCTTGCTCGGCTTGTCTACAATGACGACAAGGTGCAAAACAGCTTTGAACTTAAAGCTTGGATCTATGTTTCAAATCCATTTGATATTTTTGGGCTCACTAAAGAAATTCTAGAGCAATTTAATTCTCCAACAGATAGTGAAAGCTTGGAATCACTCCAACGTCAATTGCAACAAACAGTAATGGGAAAGAAATATTTGCTTGTTCTAGATGATATTTGGAAAGCTAATGAGAAAAGTTGGGAGCAGTTACTAATTCCTTTTAATAAAGGATCTTCTGGAAGTAAGATGATCGTGACAACACGAAGTAAGGATGATGCATCAGCCATGAAATCTGGCAAGTTAGTTGAATTAGAACAACTGGAGGAGAGTGATTGTTGGAGTTTATTTGTGACACATGCTTTTCACGACAGAAACGCAAGTGATTATCCAGATCTTGAATCAATTGGAAAGATGATTGTAGACAAGTGTGGAGGGTTGCCATTAGCTGTTAAAACAATGGGGAACCTCTTGAGAAAAAAATTCTCTAAAAGTGAATGGGAGAAAATATTGAAGACTGATATGTGGTGTTTATCAGAGAGAGACAGCAACATAAATCCAGTATTGAGACTGAGTTACCATAATCTTCCTTCAAATTCGAAGCGTTGTTTTGCATATTGTTCCATATTTCCCAAGGGTTATGAGTTTGACAAGAATAAGTTAATCAAACTTTGGATGGCAAATGGTTTGTTGAATTCCTACAAAAGTAAAGAAGAATTGGGAAGTGAAATATTCGATGATCTAGAATCAATTTCATTTTTTCAAAGATCCTTAGATTTTGATCTTGATGGTTCTTTTATCATGCATGATCTTGTCAATGACTTGGCAAAATCAGAGTCTGGAGAGTTTTGCTTAGAAGTGAAGGGTGATAAGGTGCAAGATATATCTGAAAAGACACGCCACATTTGGTGTTCTCTTGATTTGAAAGTCGACGATGGGATATTAAAGCACATTTATAGAGCTAAGGGATTACACAGCTTGTTGGTAGAATCACCAACGTATGGTGGCGAATGCTTCATGATAAGCAACAATATGCAATGTGATatgttttcaaaattaaaatatttgcgGATGTTATCATTTAGTGATTACGAAAATGCATCCGGAGAGCTAGAACTAGCATATGAGATAGGCAGTTTAAATCTTTTGCGCTATCTAGACCTGTCTTGGACAGATATTAAAAGGTTGCCCGACTCTATCTGTAAGCTTTATAACTTAGAGGGACTGGAAATGGAAATGTGTGGTAATTTGACTGAATTGCCTTTAGACTTTTACAAACTTGACTGTTTACGCCATCTTAATCTGGAAGGAACTGCAATAAAGAAGATGCCAAAGCAGATAAGGAAACTAAACCATCTACAAACGCTGACTAATTTTGTTGTGGGAGAGTCGAGTGGGTCTGATATTGAGGAGTTAGAAAgtctcaatcttcttcaaggaaaAATTAGTCTTTCAGGATTGAACAAtgtcactgatccaacacatgcCGTAAAGAGCCGTTTGCAAGATAAGAAGTTTTTAGAAAAAATACATATGATATTTGATGGTTCAATAGTGGAAAGCAATGTGTCTGTCTTGGATGCCCTTCAACCAAATATCAATCTGAAGAGGCTCACCATTAAGAACTACAATGGCAATATGTTTCCAACTTGGATAAGGGGGTGTGATTTACCCAATTTAATATCTCTTAAACTGAAGAACTGTAATGGAATAAAGATCTTTGGCAATAACTCAACAAATGTCCCATTCAAGTTCCTTGAAGTTTTGAAATTTGACTGTTTGTCTGAATGGGAGGAATGGGTATGTATTGAAGGGTTTCCTCGGCTTAAAGAGATTTCTATAAATGATTGTCCAAAATTGAAAAGGGTATCACTGCCTCAACATCTTCCTTCATTACAGAAATTGTTTATAGGTGGGTGCAAAATGGTGGACGTGTCAATTCTCAATTATGATAAAATCATAGTGTTGGATCTACGGAATTATGAGCGGATTGAGTTGTCATCAAGCTTGAAAAGGTTTGTCCTTGGTGAAAATCAGTATGTTGAGTTCTCCATGGATCATTTAATCAACAATCCCTTTCTGAAAGTGTTGTCGTTGGATTTTAAGGACTTGGTAGAATGTCCCTCTTTAGATTTGTGTTATAATTCTCTTTGGGATTTTTCAATAAGAGGATGGCAGTCCTCCTCCTCGTTGCCTATTTCACTACACTTGTTCACCAATCTATGTATTCTAAAGTTGTTGGATTGTCCAAGGCTGGAGTCTTTTCTTATGGGAGGTTTGGCTTCCAAGTTGTGGTCCCTTGATATATGCAATTGCCCAAAATTAATTGCTTCCAGAGAGGAGTGGGGTTTATTCCAACTCAATTCTTTGACTCATTTCATAGTTAGTGATGATTTTGAAAACGTGAAGTCATTCCCCGAGCAGAATCTACTGCCACCAACTCTGAATTTTCTTATCTTGGATAAATGTTCAAAGCTAAGAATATTGAACTACAAGGGATTTCTCCACCTCAAATCTCTCAGTGGTATATCTATTAAAAACTGCCCTAGTCTTGAGAGTTTGCCGGAGGAGGGTCTACCCAACTCCCTTGATAGTTTGTACATTGAAAATTGTCCATTACTTGAAGAGAAGTACAAAAAGGAGGGAGGAGAGCGTTGGCATACAATTAGTCACATCCCTAATGTGAGGATTGATCGTATTCGGCAGCATTAG